Proteins encoded in a region of the Scomber scombrus chromosome 16, fScoSco1.1, whole genome shotgun sequence genome:
- the LOC133997070 gene encoding ras-related protein Rab-25-like: protein MGSDDSYNFVFKVVLIGESGVGKSNLLTRFTKNEFNHDSRTTIGVEFSTRTVQLDSFIIKAQIWDTAGLERYRAITSAYYRGAVGALLVYDISKHLTYESAERWLKELYDHADPHIVVMLVGNKSDLESLRTVPAEEAKDFAEKNGLMFMETSALDSTNVEAAFNAVLTAIHKKVASREVTRGSISAVTLSSPIGPTSEAQEERKGCCNTS from the exons ATGGGGTCTGATGATTCGTACAACTTCGTCTTTAAAG TCGTTTTAATAGGTGAGTCTGGAGTAGGAAAGAGCAACCTTCTGACTCGCTTCACCAAGAATGAGTTCAATCACGACAGTCGCACCACCATCGGCGTGGAGTTCAGCACGCGGACTGTTCAGCTGGACAGCTTCATCATCAAAGCTCAAATCTGGGACACAGCAGGGCTGGAGCGCTACAGGGCTATTACCTCAGC GTATTACAGGGGAGCGGTTGGAGCCCTGCTGGTCTATGACATTAGCAAGCACCTAACCTATGAAAGTGCAGAGCGATGGTTGAAAGAGCTGTACGACCACGCAGACCCTCACATTGTGGTGATGCTGGTGGGAAACAAGTCAGACCTGGAAAGCCTCAGGACGGTGCCTGCAGAAGAAGCCAAGGACTTTGCAG AGAAGAATGGTCTTATGTTCATGGAGACATCAGCGCTGGACTCCACCAATGTCGAAGCTGCTTTCAATGCAGTTCTCACAG CGATCCATAAGAAGGTTGCCAGCAGAGAGGTGACCCGTGGCTCAATCAGTGCTGTGACCCTGTCCAGTCCCATAGGACCCACCAGTGAGGCGCAGGAGGAGCGCAAAGGCTGCTGCAATACCTCCTAA
- the ubqln4 gene encoding ubiquilin-4, translating into MADQGAADPGNNNNNKADVSEGTIIKVTVKTPKDKEEIAIAEDASVTQFKEEISRRFKAKQDQLVLIFAGKILKDGDSLSQHGIKDGLTVHLVIKTAHKAGDGGSTSASSSSSTQAGSTSTSSPGTNPSSTAGSTGSAPPPTQTPNILTGFGDLSNLAGMGMGSANFMELQQQMQRQLMSNPEMLSQIMENPLVQNMMSNPDLMRQMIMANPQMQQLMERNPEISHMLNNPELMRQTMELARNPAMMQEMMRNQDRALSNLESIPGGYNALRRMYTDIQEPMFSAAREQFGSNPFSALGGGSDSGVQPSRTENREPLPNPWGPQNSSNPTESGAGTTGSTSTTGGTNPSVSNPLGINPGSLGNGMFNSPGMQSLMQQISENPQLMQNMLSAPYMRSMMQSLSQNPELASQVLMNNPLFAGNPQLQEQFRSQLPIFLQQMQNPEALSVMTNPRAMQALMQIQQGLQTLQTEAPGLMPSLMTGGIPGVPTGGSIPTENPASPPSSAGTPPNAAQQQLMQQMLQMFAGAGGGGGGGGSATNQTPEVRFQSQLDQLSAMGFINREANLQALIATGGDINAAIERLLGSQPS; encoded by the exons TTTAAAGAAGAGATTTCGAGGCGGTTCAAAGCCAAACAGGACCAATTGGTTCTGATATTTGCAGGGAAGATCCTGAAGGATGGCGACAGCCTCAGCCAACACGGCATCAAGGATGGCCTGACAGTTCACCTAGTCATAAAGACAGCACACAA GGCAGGAGATGGTGGTAGCACCTCAGCCTCCAGCTCATCCTCCACCCAAGCAGGCAGTACCTCCACCTCTAGTCCAGGCACCAACCCCTCCTCCACAGCAGGCTCTACTGGTTCTGCCCCACCACCCACACAGACGCCCAACATACTGA CTGGCTTCGGTGACCTGTCTAACCTGGCTGGAATGGGCATGGGCTCAGCGAACTTCATggaactgcagcagcagatgcaGAGGCAGCTGATGTCCAACCCAGAGATGCTTTCACAGATAATGGAGAACCCACTGGTGCAGAACATGATGTCCAACCCAGACCTGATGAGGCAGATGATTATGGCCAATCCTCAGATGCAGCAGCTGATGGAACGCAACCCTGAGATCTCGCACATGCTTAACAACCCTGAGCTCATGAGACAG ACCATGGAGCTAGCCAGGAACCCAGCCATGATGCAGGAAATGATGCGGAACCAGGACCGGGCTCTGAGCAACTTGGAGAGCATCCCAGGGGGTTACAATGCCTTGCGGAGGATGTATACTGACATCCAGGAACCCATGTTCAGTGCGGCCAGGGAACAG TTTGGTAGCAACCCATTCTCAGCTCTAGGTGGTGGCTCTGATTCTGGTGTCCAGCCATCACGAACAGAGAACCGGGAGCCTCTGCCCAATCCATGGGGGCCACAAAATTCTTCAAATCCCACTGAGAGTGGAGCAGGCACCACAGGAAGCACTAGCACTACTGGGGGTACCAACCCCAGTGTGTCTAACCCTCTGGGCATCAATCCCGGCAGTCTGGGCAATG GCATGTTCAACAGTCCGGGCATGCAGAGTCTAATGCAGCAGATCTCCGAAAACCCTCAGCTGATGCAGAACATGTTGTCTGCTCCCTACATGCGCAGCATGATGCAGTCACTGTCTCAAAACCCAGAGTTGGCCTCCCAG GTTTTGATGAATAACCCCTTGTTTGCTGGAAACCCACAGCTGCAAGAACAGTTCAGATCTCAGCTGCCCATCTTTCTGCAGCAG atgcaGAACCCAGAGGCCCTGTCAGTGATGACCAATCCCCGGGCCATGCAAGCTCTAATGCAGATCCAACAAGGTCTACAGACACTGCAGACAGAAGCCCCAGGCCTCATGCCCAG TTTGATGACAGGTGGAATTCCTGGCGTACCCACAGGAGGCAGCATCCCTACAGAGAACCCTGCCTCCCCACCAAGCAGTGCAGGAACACCGCCAAACGCCGCCCAGCAGCAGCTGATGCAACAGATGCTCCAGATGTTTgctggagcaggtggaggaggaggaggaggaggaagtgcaacg AACCAGACCCCAGAGGTTCGGTTCCAGTCTCAGCTGGACCAGCTGAGCGCCATGGGCTTCATCAACCGCGAGGCCAACCTGCAGGCCCTCATTGCTACTGGAGGAGACATCAATGCCGCTATTGAGAGACTGCTGGGCTCACAGCCCTCGtaa